A genomic window from Gemmatimonadaceae bacterium includes:
- the tsaE gene encoding tRNA (adenosine(37)-N6)-threonylcarbamoyltransferase complex ATPase subunit type 1 TsaE, with product MPSAEFTRDALRDWGRALGARLRAPTLVTLRGNLGSGKTTLVQAIAEGLGVTDDVTSPTYALVHHYATPQGPVHHLDLYRLRDAAQMAQLGWDDLLRAGGIILVEWSERGGDAVPQAQVALELAHVPGRADLRRLTWEEHA from the coding sequence GTGCCAAGCGCTGAGTTCACGCGCGATGCGCTGCGCGACTGGGGCCGCGCGCTCGGGGCTCGCCTGCGAGCGCCGACGCTGGTGACGCTCCGCGGCAATCTCGGTAGCGGCAAGACGACGCTGGTGCAGGCCATCGCTGAGGGACTCGGCGTCACGGACGACGTTACCAGCCCGACCTACGCGTTAGTGCACCACTACGCAACGCCGCAGGGGCCGGTGCACCACCTCGACCTCTACCGCCTGCGTGATGCTGCGCAGATGGCGCAGCTTGGCTGGGACGACTTGCTCCGCGCCGGGGGAATCATCCTCGTGGAGTGGTCTGAGCGCGGGGGCGACGCGGTTCCGCAGGCACAAGTGGCGCTTGAGCTTGCTCACGTGCCGGGTCGAGCGGACCTGCGGCGCCTCACGTGGGAGGAGCACGCGTGA
- the tsaB gene encoding tRNA (adenosine(37)-N6)-threonylcarbamoyltransferase complex dimerization subunit type 1 TsaB: protein MTLTLAMDAAAGPGSIAVLRDAELLASRDVVMRNETEERFFPAVLDALAEARCTLAQLERLIVGAGPGSFTALRVVGATAKGIAQARGIPIYAVPSLSLIVAGDAATAREGTRWLATLDALRGERYAALVVVGAEGAILRVEQLGLVPAAEVAVRAAELEALPIGPDEAHVAVPHVRGVVRCLALALAGGAVPLASWEPMYGRLAEAQVKWEAAHGRSLG, encoded by the coding sequence GTGACGCTGACGCTCGCAATGGACGCGGCGGCGGGCCCGGGCAGCATCGCCGTGCTCCGCGATGCGGAACTGCTCGCCTCGCGCGATGTGGTGATGCGCAACGAGACCGAGGAACGCTTTTTCCCGGCGGTGCTCGACGCGCTGGCCGAGGCGCGCTGCACGCTGGCTCAGCTCGAGCGCCTCATCGTCGGGGCGGGGCCGGGCAGCTTCACCGCGCTGCGTGTGGTCGGAGCCACGGCGAAGGGAATCGCGCAGGCGCGCGGCATTCCGATCTATGCCGTGCCGTCGCTGTCGCTGATCGTTGCGGGCGATGCCGCCACGGCGCGGGAGGGCACGCGCTGGTTGGCCACGCTCGACGCGCTGCGCGGCGAACGCTATGCCGCGTTGGTGGTGGTCGGCGCGGAGGGCGCGATCCTGCGCGTGGAGCAACTGGGATTGGTTCCTGCAGCCGAGGTCGCGGTCCGCGCGGCCGAGCTCGAAGCGCTGCCGATCGGTCCGGACGAGGCGCACGTCGCCGTGCCGCACGTACGAGGCGTCGTGCGTTGCCTCGCCTTGGCGCTCGCTGGAGGAGCCGTCCCCTTGGCCAGCTGGGAGCCGATGTACGGGCGCCTCGCCGAGGCACAGGTGAAGTGGGAGGCCGCGCACGGGCGGTCGCTGGGATGA
- the rimI gene encoding ribosomal protein S18-alanine N-acetyltransferase: MNDPSPLRIRAPRPGDAARMHEIELACFSDPWPASTFVAICAGEVMSCGVADTGAENAPGVAASVAGYWVGQRIDDEAELTNLAVDPVWRSRRIGRQLLEHFIEAVGGTQRTTIFLEVRASNAPAVALYLHFGFEALDRRRGYYSNPTEDAIVMARRPRALPIGLGRPSPSGERGV, from the coding sequence ATGAACGATCCGTCACCGCTGCGCATCCGCGCGCCGCGTCCAGGCGACGCCGCGCGAATGCACGAGATCGAGTTGGCCTGCTTCTCGGATCCGTGGCCGGCCTCGACGTTCGTGGCGATCTGTGCCGGCGAGGTGATGTCTTGCGGCGTCGCCGACACGGGCGCCGAGAATGCTCCCGGGGTCGCTGCGTCCGTGGCGGGTTACTGGGTCGGCCAGCGAATCGACGACGAGGCGGAGCTCACGAACCTGGCCGTGGACCCTGTGTGGCGCTCGCGACGCATCGGCCGCCAACTGCTCGAGCATTTTATCGAAGCGGTGGGCGGCACGCAGCGCACGACGATCTTTCTGGAAGTGCGCGCCAGCAATGCACCGGCGGTCGCGCTGTACCTGCACTTCGGCTTCGAGGCGCTCGATCGCCGCCGGGGCTACTACTCCAATCCGACCGAGGACGCGATCGTGATGGCCCGCCGTCCGCGCGCGCTGCCGATTGGCCTCGGCCGCCCGTCTCCATCAGGGGAACGCGGTGTTTAG
- a CDS encoding single-stranded DNA-binding protein: MSRSLNKVTLIGNLGADPEIRTTPNGSKVAQFSLATGRQWTSASGEKQEKTEWHKCVAWNAKGRNTGLADVIERYVKKGDKLYVEGEIQYRQYEDKDKQTRYVTEINVREILLLGGGKGGDGGFESSRPAKAASGKAADSGFSDFPEAMDGDDDLPF, translated from the coding sequence GTGAGCCGCAGTCTGAACAAGGTGACCCTGATCGGCAACCTTGGCGCCGATCCGGAGATCCGCACCACCCCCAACGGCAGCAAGGTCGCGCAGTTCTCCCTCGCCACCGGCCGCCAGTGGACGTCCGCGTCCGGCGAGAAGCAGGAGAAGACGGAGTGGCACAAGTGCGTGGCCTGGAACGCCAAGGGCCGCAACACCGGCCTCGCCGACGTGATCGAGCGCTACGTGAAGAAGGGCGACAAGCTCTACGTCGAGGGCGAGATCCAGTACCGCCAGTACGAGGACAAGGACAAGCAGACGCGCTACGTGACGGAGATCAACGTGCGCGAGATCCTGCTCCTCGGCGGCGGCAAGGGCGGCGACGGCGGCTTCGAGTCCTCGCGGCCGGCCAAGGCAGCCAGCGGCAAGGCCGCCGACAGCGGCTTCTCGGACTTCCCCGAGGCGATGGATGGGGACGACGATCTTCCGTTCTGA
- a CDS encoding LysM peptidoglycan-binding domain-containing protein, translating into MLPIRRLLPAALLVLTLAPALAVAQGESRTHTVRKGDTLWDLAQQYLGDPFRWPEIYRRNQSTIQDPNLIYPDQVIVISGEVVATAGTPADTTGGMPSDTAAGGVGEVPGDTTDMEPLLPQVPMAPPAMTIFNPARYRVVRGEREALRIRSSAPAVRPGDFLQAPFMWDPNGVVGAGTLGEGSSTDGIGITKTQRPIQYMEEVWVTVPQGAAGAVDDRYLLVRCGPVVEGQGRVVVPTGVVRVLQSAADGRARAILVAKFEDVFAGHLVMPLDTLEMEPDVRPARVEFGLATKISYLYGDPVLPPVGHQIIFAATARDGIVPGDQLTLQVPANTSAAGAVLPARDVAVAQVTRVTPWGVSAIIVSQTDGGIKTGMAARVTAKMP; encoded by the coding sequence ATGCTTCCGATTCGACGTCTGCTTCCGGCCGCCCTTCTCGTGCTCACGCTCGCGCCCGCCTTGGCGGTGGCGCAGGGTGAGTCCCGCACGCATACCGTGCGCAAGGGCGACACGCTGTGGGACCTCGCGCAGCAGTATCTCGGCGACCCCTTCCGCTGGCCCGAGATCTACCGGCGCAACCAGTCCACCATCCAGGATCCAAACCTGATCTATCCGGACCAGGTCATCGTGATTTCGGGTGAGGTGGTGGCGACGGCCGGCACGCCAGCCGACACCACGGGCGGTATGCCGTCCGACACGGCCGCTGGCGGCGTGGGCGAGGTGCCGGGCGATACGACCGATATGGAACCGTTGCTGCCGCAGGTGCCGATGGCGCCGCCCGCGATGACGATCTTCAATCCGGCTCGCTACCGCGTGGTGCGCGGTGAGCGGGAGGCGCTGCGCATCCGCAGCTCCGCGCCTGCGGTGCGCCCTGGCGACTTCCTGCAGGCGCCGTTTATGTGGGACCCGAACGGCGTGGTCGGTGCCGGCACACTGGGTGAAGGCAGTTCCACCGATGGCATCGGGATCACCAAGACGCAGCGGCCAATCCAGTATATGGAGGAGGTGTGGGTGACGGTGCCGCAGGGGGCGGCGGGTGCCGTGGATGATCGGTACCTGCTCGTCCGTTGCGGTCCGGTAGTGGAAGGTCAGGGCCGGGTGGTCGTACCGACCGGCGTCGTGCGGGTGCTCCAGTCGGCGGCTGACGGACGCGCGCGCGCAATCTTGGTCGCCAAGTTCGAAGATGTGTTTGCCGGGCATCTGGTGATGCCGTTGGACACGCTTGAAATGGAGCCGGACGTGCGACCCGCACGGGTCGAGTTCGGTCTCGCGACGAAGATTTCCTATCTGTACGGCGACCCGGTGCTGCCGCCGGTGGGCCACCAAATCATCTTTGCGGCGACGGCGCGCGACGGCATCGTGCCGGGTGACCAGTTGACACTGCAGGTGCCGGCCAACACGTCTGCGGCCGGGGCGGTACTGCCGGCGCGGGATGTGGCCGTCGCGCAGGTGACGCGCGTGACGCCTTGGGGTGTCAGCGCAATCATTGTCTCGCAGACCGACGGCGGCATCAAGACCGGAATGGCGGCGCGCGTCACGGCGAAGATGCCCTGA
- a CDS encoding NAD-dependent epimerase/dehydratase family protein, translating into MTTKRALVTGGAGFIGSHVADALLADGWQVTVLDDLSSGKRTQVPAGAEFVQADIRSAEASTLVRSGRFDLLCHLAAQMDVRRSVADPGFDADVNVRGSLNLLEAVRASGLPTRVLFASTGGAVYGDFVQPPNLETFEKNPESPYGIAKFAVELYLAYYARVHGLDYVALRFANVFGPRQDPHGEAGVVAIFCQRLLAGQPLTVFGDGGQTRDYVFVGDVARAHVLAARRAALPSGRVDERGINLGTGRETSVLELAQALMRAARREVPLQHAPPRAGEQRRSVVSIAKAASVLGWAPEIGLEDGLARTFAWFATQ; encoded by the coding sequence ATGACCACCAAACGCGCCCTTGTGACGGGGGGAGCCGGCTTCATCGGCTCCCACGTCGCCGACGCCCTGCTCGCCGACGGCTGGCAGGTGACCGTGCTCGACGACCTCTCCAGCGGCAAGCGCACGCAGGTGCCCGCCGGCGCGGAGTTCGTGCAGGCCGACATTCGCTCGGCCGAGGCCTCGACGTTGGTGCGCAGCGGCCGCTTCGACCTGCTCTGCCATCTGGCCGCACAAATGGACGTGCGCCGTTCCGTGGCCGACCCGGGTTTCGACGCCGACGTCAACGTGCGCGGCTCGCTCAACCTGCTGGAGGCCGTGCGCGCGAGTGGGTTGCCGACGCGCGTGCTCTTCGCATCCACCGGCGGGGCCGTCTACGGCGACTTCGTCCAGCCGCCGAACCTCGAGACCTTCGAGAAGAATCCCGAGAGCCCGTACGGCATCGCGAAGTTCGCGGTGGAGCTGTACCTCGCGTATTACGCCCGCGTGCACGGGCTCGACTATGTGGCGCTACGCTTCGCGAACGTGTTCGGCCCGCGGCAGGACCCGCACGGCGAGGCCGGCGTCGTCGCGATCTTCTGCCAGCGCCTGCTGGCGGGGCAACCGCTGACCGTGTTTGGTGATGGCGGACAGACGCGCGACTACGTGTTCGTGGGCGACGTGGCGCGTGCGCACGTGCTCGCGGCGCGGCGGGCGGCGTTGCCCAGCGGGCGCGTGGACGAGCGCGGCATCAACCTCGGCACCGGCCGCGAGACCTCGGTGCTGGAGCTGGCGCAGGCGCTGATGCGCGCCGCCCGGCGTGAAGTCCCCTTGCAGCACGCCCCGCCCCGCGCGGGGGAACAACGTCGTTCCGTCGTGAGTATCGCCAAGGCAGCCTCCGTCCTCGGGTGGGCACCCGAGATCGGCCTCGAGGACGGACTTGCCCGCACCTTTGCCTGGTTCGCCACCCAGTGA
- a CDS encoding MotA/TolQ/ExbB proton channel family protein: MILSLLQIRSAIPSTRFELVLNASDETKVVLVVLVVLSLLSWAVMLAKWLAFKKAEGSGRAFMAEFHKSGKLEAVASLAKRSKPSAYTRVLQRALQFLQETGLVRGEDGQPAQLSASQVQALRLVLDAETNSERERLGTWIPTLAMIGSVSPLLGLLGTVLGIIEAFLGVARGGSGNLAAIAPGVAEALIATATALAVAIPAYFGYNIFAARLNRFDGELDGFGTEVIALMAREGRL; encoded by the coding sequence ATGATCCTTTCCCTGCTGCAGATCCGTTCCGCGATCCCGTCGACGCGTTTCGAGCTGGTGCTCAATGCCAGCGACGAGACCAAGGTCGTGCTCGTCGTGCTCGTCGTGCTCTCGCTGCTGTCCTGGGCCGTGATGCTGGCCAAGTGGCTGGCCTTCAAGAAGGCCGAGGGCTCGGGCCGTGCGTTTATGGCCGAGTTCCACAAGTCGGGGAAACTCGAGGCCGTGGCCTCGCTGGCCAAGCGCTCCAAGCCCAGCGCGTACACGCGCGTGCTGCAGCGGGCGCTGCAGTTCCTGCAGGAGACGGGCCTGGTGCGCGGCGAGGACGGCCAGCCGGCGCAGCTCTCGGCGTCGCAGGTGCAGGCGCTGCGCCTCGTGCTCGACGCCGAGACGAATTCGGAGCGCGAGCGTCTCGGGACCTGGATCCCGACGCTGGCGATGATCGGCTCGGTCAGCCCGCTGCTGGGCCTGCTCGGCACGGTGCTGGGCATCATCGAAGCCTTCCTCGGCGTGGCGCGCGGCGGCTCCGGCAATCTGGCGGCGATCGCGCCGGGCGTGGCCGAGGCGCTGATCGCGACGGCGACCGCGCTGGCGGTCGCGATTCCCGCGTACTTCGGCTACAACATCTTCGCGGCGCGGTTGAATCGCTTTGACGGCGAGCTGGACGGCTTCGGCACCGAAGTGATCGCCCTGATGGCGCGCGAGGGCCGCCTCTAG
- a CDS encoding biopolymer transporter ExbD: MRRRGRGERTPLQAEINVVSLIDVMMLLMIIFMITAPMMQGGVDVELPRAAARPLNAQAALVVSVTRDGRIFADDVQLSLSEFRGTFRTLADQAGQRGVYLRADQGVPYGRVVEVLAIMRGAGVGNIGLVAEPEDVRR, from the coding sequence ATGCGCCGCCGGGGCCGTGGGGAGCGCACGCCGCTGCAGGCGGAGATCAACGTCGTGAGCCTGATCGACGTGATGATGCTCCTGATGATCATCTTCATGATCACCGCGCCGATGATGCAGGGCGGGGTGGATGTGGAGTTGCCGCGCGCGGCGGCGCGTCCGCTCAATGCGCAGGCGGCGCTGGTGGTGAGCGTGACGCGCGACGGCCGCATCTTCGCCGACGACGTGCAGCTCTCGCTGAGCGAGTTCCGCGGCACGTTCCGCACCCTTGCCGACCAGGCGGGCCAGCGCGGCGTGTACCTGCGCGCCGACCAGGGCGTGCCCTACGGCCGCGTGGTGGAGGTGCTGGCGATTATGCGCGGGGCCGGGGTGGGGAACATCGGCCTCGTCGCCGAGCCGGAGGACGTGCGTCGGTGA
- a CDS encoding TonB C-terminal domain-containing protein encodes MSVARRPSDGMGSALFISVVLHVAVVLPFVVWKAAPSAPLPPMYKVDLVAAPPGPRQEGVVRETPPTAEPTAKAPPKAEAPDPVKTAPINPPTRRAPTRATPNISTKATERVDASRAPTAGGGETGGTGTDVATVRTEGIEFPFPGYLQNIVRQVALNFNPRNPGALKAEVFFFIRRDGSVTGFRFITSSGNFAFDVEAQGAVEAGSRRFGPLPADFTDDILPVTFSFDPDRLR; translated from the coding sequence GTGAGCGTGGCCAGGCGCCCCTCGGACGGGATGGGGTCGGCGCTGTTCATCAGCGTGGTCCTGCACGTCGCGGTGGTGCTGCCGTTCGTCGTGTGGAAGGCCGCGCCGAGCGCGCCGTTGCCGCCGATGTACAAGGTGGACTTGGTGGCGGCGCCGCCGGGGCCGCGGCAGGAAGGCGTGGTGCGCGAGACGCCGCCCACCGCCGAGCCCACGGCCAAGGCTCCGCCCAAGGCCGAAGCGCCGGATCCGGTGAAGACCGCGCCGATCAACCCGCCGACGCGTCGCGCGCCCACGCGCGCGACACCGAACATCTCGACGAAAGCCACCGAGCGCGTGGATGCGTCCAGGGCTCCCACCGCCGGCGGCGGCGAGACCGGCGGCACCGGAACCGATGTGGCGACCGTGCGCACGGAAGGAATCGAATTCCCGTTTCCGGGGTACCTCCAGAACATCGTGCGCCAGGTGGCCTTGAACTTCAATCCGCGGAATCCCGGGGCGCTCAAGGCCGAGGTGTTCTTCTTCATCCGGCGCGACGGCAGCGTCACCGGATTCCGTTTCATCACGAGCAGCGGAAACTTCGCGTTCGACGTCGAGGCGCAGGGCGCGGTGGAAGCCGGCTCGCGTCGCTTTGGCCCGCTGCCCGCCGACTTCACTGATGACATCCTGCCGGTGACCTTCTCCTTCGATCCCGACCGCCTGCGATGA
- a CDS encoding PD40 domain-containing protein: MRLFRLFASAAALLCCIVPHAEAQEQGVRIGLTYNAGTRPGLYILPLQGAFGDSVRSILARDLDYGDRISVIAPDSGAPVTGALNYPLFARLGAAAVLRLQQTMGGAWNVELHEVGASRILHRSEARFAADPLSPAWRMAVHALSDQIEEWVTGVRGVAATRILFNRAEGLWIVDSDGANAHPVAGVSSALSPAWHPNGRTVAYQTYEEDGSHVYVRELSGGTPRRVSFAVGVNITPAFSPDGKSVVFSHGSDATDLWRVELAGGEGPVRVTVGRGSENLSPSFSPDGRRIAFATGRLGRPEIYITDADGTNPQWLTTTGFGDQSYRADPAWSPDGRSVAFQTQIEGRFQVATINLRDRSVKQHTIEGANEQPSWAPDGRHLVFTSTRGGSRQLWVLDTESGRMRQLTQGSPARMGAWSPRLDGTQ, encoded by the coding sequence ATGCGCCTGTTCCGACTGTTCGCCTCCGCCGCGGCGTTGCTCTGCTGCATCGTCCCCCACGCCGAGGCGCAGGAGCAGGGTGTGCGCATTGGCCTGACTTACAACGCGGGGACGCGTCCGGGGCTGTACATCCTGCCGCTGCAGGGCGCCTTCGGGGACTCGGTCCGGAGCATCCTCGCGCGGGATCTTGACTACGGCGATCGCATCTCGGTGATCGCGCCGGATTCGGGGGCGCCGGTGACGGGCGCGCTGAACTATCCGCTGTTCGCGCGGCTCGGCGCGGCGGCCGTCCTGCGCCTGCAGCAGACGATGGGCGGGGCCTGGAACGTAGAACTGCACGAAGTGGGCGCCTCGCGCATCCTGCATCGCAGCGAGGCGCGCTTCGCCGCCGACCCGCTGTCGCCGGCGTGGCGGATGGCGGTGCACGCCCTCAGTGACCAGATCGAGGAGTGGGTGACCGGGGTGCGCGGCGTCGCGGCCACGCGGATCCTGTTCAATCGCGCCGAGGGGCTGTGGATCGTGGACTCGGACGGCGCCAACGCACATCCCGTCGCGGGCGTGAGCAGCGCGTTGAGCCCGGCGTGGCACCCGAACGGCCGCACCGTCGCGTACCAGACGTACGAAGAGGACGGGTCGCACGTCTACGTGCGGGAGCTCAGCGGCGGGACGCCGCGACGTGTCTCGTTCGCAGTCGGTGTCAACATCACACCCGCCTTTTCGCCGGACGGCAAGAGCGTGGTCTTCTCGCACGGCAGCGATGCGACGGACCTGTGGCGCGTGGAACTCGCGGGCGGAGAAGGCCCGGTGCGCGTGACGGTCGGGCGCGGCTCGGAGAACCTCTCGCCGAGCTTCTCGCCGGATGGCCGACGTATCGCGTTCGCGACTGGGCGACTGGGGCGTCCGGAGATATATATTACGGACGCCGACGGGACGAATCCGCAGTGGCTTACGACCACGGGGTTCGGCGATCAGTCGTATCGGGCGGATCCGGCGTGGTCGCCCGACGGCCGCAGCGTGGCGTTCCAGACGCAGATCGAGGGGCGCTTCCAGGTGGCGACGATCAATTTGCGGGACCGCAGTGTAAAGCAGCATACGATCGAGGGGGCGAACGAGCAGCCGTCGTGGGCGCCGGACGGCCGGCATCTCGTGTTCACCTCCACCCGTGGGGGCTCACGGCAGCTGTGGGTCCTCGATACCGAGTCCGGCCGGATGCGTCAACTGACGCAGGGCAGCCCCGCCCGGATGGGGGCTTGGTCGCCCCGCCTGGATGGGACGCAATAA
- the pal gene encoding peptidoglycan-associated lipoprotein Pal, whose amino-acid sequence MNARLPMLAALATTVVVLSACPSPPPPPPPAPVVNQDSIDAANRRAAEEAERARREAEERARREAEERARREAEERAARERAAALAAARAAFATAIYFDYDRAELKPEARATLDAKLPLLRANSQVRIRIAGHTDERGSDAYNIALGQRRAAAAKAYLVANGIAADRIDVVSFGEDRPAAMGSNEAAWAQNRRDEFEIIVGGESLRLP is encoded by the coding sequence ATGAACGCTCGTCTTCCGATGCTCGCAGCCCTGGCGACGACTGTCGTCGTCCTTTCGGCCTGCCCCTCGCCGCCGCCCCCGCCGCCGCCGGCGCCGGTCGTGAACCAGGACTCCATCGACGCCGCGAACCGTCGCGCCGCCGAGGAAGCCGAGCGCGCCCGCCGCGAGGCCGAGGAGCGTGCCCGTCGTGAGGCCGAGGAGCGTGCCCGCCGCGAGGCCGAGGAGCGCGCCGCCCGTGAGCGCGCCGCTGCCCTGGCCGCCGCCCGTGCCGCCTTCGCCACCGCGATCTACTTCGACTACGATCGTGCCGAGCTGAAGCCCGAAGCCCGCGCCACGCTGGACGCCAAGCTCCCGCTGCTGCGCGCCAACAGCCAGGTCCGCATCCGCATCGCCGGCCACACCGACGAGCGCGGCTCTGACGCCTACAACATCGCCCTCGGCCAGCGTCGTGCGGCCGCCGCGAAGGCGTACCTCGTGGCCAACGGCATCGCCGCCGACCGCATCGACGTGGTCTCGTTCGGCGAAGACCGCCCGGCCGCGATGGGCAGCAACGAAGCCGCGTGGGCCCAGAACCGTCGCGATGAGTTCGAGATCATCGTGGGTGGGGAGTCGCTGCGTCTCCCGTGA
- a CDS encoding tetratricopeptide repeat protein — MIGIRILRLALAPAVILTAGACFATRNDVRILQANLLDHRMERLAADSAATEMLEQVREDLARITRVLALLADSADAHSASLNRLRNDTREDLRAIRQQLIMIQELTGQSQRRIQELRAEMEARQAELTPPPATTPPADGTPGTPGTAAAPAAPPTPGPAQLYQMGQDQLRRGSVSSARAVYQQLLDRYPTSDLAPAALYGVAETWSDEGNGSAADSVYALVVERYPESEQAPNALYKRASAARSIGQTERAMTLYRQIVADYPRSDAALLAQEYLRGRP; from the coding sequence GTGATCGGGATACGGATCCTCCGTCTCGCGCTCGCGCCGGCCGTCATCCTGACGGCCGGCGCGTGCTTCGCGACCCGGAACGACGTTCGGATCCTGCAGGCCAACCTGTTGGACCACCGGATGGAACGACTGGCTGCCGACTCGGCGGCCACCGAGATGCTGGAACAGGTGCGCGAGGACTTGGCGCGCATCACGCGTGTACTCGCCCTGCTGGCCGATAGCGCCGATGCCCACAGCGCGTCGCTGAACCGGTTGCGGAACGACACCCGCGAGGACCTCCGGGCCATCCGGCAGCAGTTGATCATGATTCAGGAGCTCACCGGCCAGAGCCAGCGGCGCATCCAGGAGCTGCGTGCCGAGATGGAGGCGCGGCAGGCCGAGCTCACCCCGCCGCCGGCGACGACGCCTCCGGCGGACGGCACGCCGGGAACCCCGGGGACTGCGGCGGCTCCGGCGGCGCCACCGACCCCGGGCCCGGCCCAGCTCTACCAGATGGGGCAGGACCAACTCCGGCGCGGCAGCGTCAGCTCCGCGCGGGCCGTGTACCAGCAGTTGCTCGACCGGTACCCGACCTCCGACCTGGCGCCGGCGGCGCTGTATGGCGTGGCGGAGACCTGGTCCGACGAAGGGAACGGGAGCGCCGCTGACTCGGTATACGCATTGGTGGTGGAGCGGTACCCAGAGTCCGAGCAGGCACCCAACGCGCTGTACAAGCGTGCCAGCGCCGCCCGCAGCATCGGGCAGACTGAACGGGCGATGACGCTGTACCGGCAGATCGTGGCGGACTATCCCCGTTCCGACGCCGCCTTGCTCGCGCAGGAGTATCTGCGCGGCCGTCCGTAA
- the tatC gene encoding twin-arginine translocase subunit TatC produces the protein MSKQAPSGEMPFLDHLEELRVRLFWSLGTLVVCMMIAFALVWQYDIVGIVSAPIKPYLPGGKLIFTHPADPIAIVLKVAFGLGLAAASPMIVYQIWAFLSPALHQHEKRIVIPVLIGAFVLFLLGVGLAVRFAMPAMFDVLFSFQSASLEQMISAREYVGFAVTLCLAFGGTFQLPIVILALTAMGLTNPRALGRYRRHAAVGSFVVASVITPGDLLVMTFMLGVPLYLLYEVSIVLSWFVHRAREKRVRAAAGDIGKAAA, from the coding sequence ATGAGCAAGCAGGCCCCTTCGGGGGAAATGCCCTTCCTCGACCACCTCGAAGAGCTGCGTGTGCGGCTCTTCTGGAGCCTGGGCACGCTCGTGGTCTGTATGATGATCGCCTTCGCCTTGGTGTGGCAGTACGACATCGTCGGCATCGTCTCGGCGCCGATCAAGCCGTACCTCCCGGGCGGCAAGCTCATCTTCACGCATCCGGCGGACCCCATCGCCATCGTGCTCAAGGTGGCCTTCGGGTTGGGGTTGGCTGCGGCGTCCCCGATGATCGTCTACCAGATCTGGGCCTTCCTCTCGCCAGCCTTGCATCAGCACGAGAAGCGCATCGTCATCCCCGTGCTGATCGGCGCCTTCGTGCTCTTCCTGCTCGGCGTGGGGCTGGCCGTGCGGTTCGCGATGCCGGCGATGTTCGACGTGCTCTTCAGCTTCCAGAGCGCCTCACTCGAGCAGATGATCTCGGCGCGGGAATATGTGGGCTTCGCCGTGACGCTCTGTTTGGCGTTTGGCGGCACCTTCCAGTTGCCGATCGTCATCCTGGCGTTGACGGCGATGGGGCTGACCAACCCGCGCGCGCTTGGCCGGTACCGGCGGCACGCCGCCGTGGGCAGCTTCGTGGTGGCGTCGGTAATCACGCCCGGCGACCTGCTGGTGATGACGTTTATGCTCGGCGTGCCGCTGTATCTGCTGTACGAGGTGAGCATCGTGCTGAGCTGGTTCGTGCACCGGGCACGGGAGAAGCGGGTGCGCGCGGCGGCCGGCGACATCGGCAAGGCGGCGGCGTGA